Part of the Lepidochelys kempii isolate rLepKem1 chromosome 8, rLepKem1.hap2, whole genome shotgun sequence genome is shown below.
GTACACTAACACCATAATATGTATTTAGATCATTTTTTCATTTGCATAATATTTGGTTATACATGTCTACACAAATCTGCAAATTAAACACTGTATTGACAGATCTTCCTTTAATATGCACACAATGACATACAAAGCAGCTCCCCACTTCAGCCAGTTTAGTTTTCAATGAAGACAGTCTTTATCCCAAATCCAGGACTCATGTAAAATGAGTTTTCTAAGTGAactgaatctttttttaaaaaaacgaaaataaaaaacccacaaccctcCATGGGTTTAAGTTATACGAGAAAAAGATTAATGAACCCTAACTAGATTTGTGATCCAAACAGTTGGAGAGAGATGGAAAACTTCTAACTTTACAAACTTTCCCTATCCATATTACAGAGGTATCGCAGCATATAGCATGTGGCTCATAATTGTGGGCACTAATCTGCAAATATCTTCAGAGCAGCGGATAAATGTAATCACAGCCCTATTATATGCCATGAAAAGATACAGCCCAATTCTTAGAGATGTAAAATGAGAATTCAGATGTTGCAATGCTTTCAGACTGtacagagcagagacaaagggtgCTACAGGTGTTAGATTTTGCTTTTTACCACTAAAGTACCATTAAAAGAAGGCAGTTTACCCACATTTGCCAAGTGAACGGAACAGCTGCAGGTGCTATAGACAAAGAACGACAGATAAATTTATACTGGGGTGGAAATAAGGTATCCACAAAAGGAGAACAATATCGCTATTCCATGCAGGGTGCCCACTCACGCCTGTTCAGACACCACCGTTAGAAGCCTTTGAGAGGAAAGAATGTCCTTGAAAGGGTTGACAAAGCAAAAGAAACTGGCGGTCAGCTCTCTACGGGCTCCAAGTTAAAAACATCCATGGAATGAAGGGTCACTCAAGTCATACTTaggtttgttttatatatataccTGGTCAAGAAAGTGGCTTCTTAAGTACTCCATGGCCTGGATAATGCTCTTTGGAAGCGGATAGCTTGTTCGCTGAACATTTAGCAGTAATGGGACCCCAAATACATTTTTATCCTTATAGTCAGGGGCTTTGATTTTTCTAATGAACTTTGGAACAgtcctgaaaacaaaaataaatacattcgAACCATTAGCTGCCCTTCCATTCAGGCAGTTTagagcagggggcactgggaatctcccctcccccctccaaaaagCCCTCTCTTTATGCTGTGCACATTTAGGAAGGTGTGTGCCACCTCTGTTCCTTCCCCAAATGCTGCAGCCTTATTACACTCATGGCAGCACAAAGAAATCAACACTTAAAAATACAGCGACAGCCTAGGCTGTGTGTCAGAAGTCCCTTAAATTAGCAGGGTGCAGCTCCCATAAAGAAATCCTCATTTCAAGCTGAAACTCTTGCAGAATACACTCCCATCCTTATGAGAGAGAGGCAGGTTCCTCTGTTGTGTCCCTACATTCAGGAGTTAGAACCCTACATAAAGACGCAGAATTGTTATTGCCGATCACAATGGCaggtgaatttttatttatttatttaagctaCAACCAGGAAAGAAGGGGTTGGAGTGGGTCTCTGTCCTAGACCCTAATTCCCTTTGTCTCAGAGAAGTTGTTTCAGAGAAAAGCCCTATGAACGGGCAACCTTTGGAAGAAAGCTTGGACTGTTATTTAAGTTATCAATAATGCCAAACTGCAGGAAAGGGTGACAGtccgggtgaaatcctggccccactcaaatcagtagcaaaactcccattgagagagtgggatcaggatttcactccagatGTGCATACTCAGTTCAGAGCAGGGTAAGGTATCCACCTGCTTTTGCCAACTGTCATCTTTCCTGAAGTAGAATATGTTAACACAACAACTTACCAGTTCCAGCCCTGTTTACTGGAAGGAGAGTATTTGTCCATTAAAGCAGTGAGTTTCAACAAAGCAAGTTTCTGTATTCGGTTTAGGTGGGCTGCTGACTGGTTATCTATTTGTACAGAAAGGCTTTCCAAGTTTACAGTCTCCTCTGTAGACCACTGTCGCCTCTCATGTCTAAGGAGTAAACATTATTTAGGTTAAAGGAATGTTCTTATTGCTCATGTCAAGTCTCTGCCTAAAGCAATGGAACACCTATGGAACATTTTGTCCTATCAATCAATCACTTCAAAAGTGACCTTTTCCAAGCAGATTTTGGTTGCATTTTACATAAAAGGTCTAGGCTATGAGGTACTGCACCAGTGTGACCAGTTCAAATGAGAGAGAGGAATgagccacaaagtttggatctggatctctctcagtgtttatgtgaccatcactgtGATACCACAGCACCTAATGCTTGGATCTAGTTGGTTCCGGTTTTTGTCTAGTTGAAATGGATTTACATTTCTCATTGTTTTGAGAAGGTGATTGTGTTTTGGACTGAGGGGAAGTTCTTGGAGGTAGggtaggaggaggaggggaaggttataaagaaaaatgaagcTGACCTGTTGGAATGTGATAATGATGATCCCATCTCTGAATCTGTTATGTATGCCAGTTCTGGAGAATCAAGCTCATTGCCATGCTTGAAGTTCTGTTTTCCATCAGCAGCTGGTAGATCTGCCAGTTTCTCTTCTGAATGCTTTTTTATCTCAAGGTGGATTTCTTTCGGGGAAGATGGACACGGAGAAGTTGAGTCGTTCGCAAAATCAGAGTCTCCATCATCTGAGAACTTCTCAGTCCACTGATTGACTAACTTTCTGAGCCCATTGACATGTTCCATAACATTGTCTAGTTCTGAAAAAACATCGTCGTCACTAACTTCCGGCATCTCCATCTTATTAAGATGAATAGGAATGCTGGGCACATTGTCATAGATACTCAGCCTGTTATCTATAAACGACAGAGGACTCAGAGGGGTCTCAGACTCCTTAGAACTAGTTCTAATTCTGTTCCGTCTGCATCCATGAAAGCTTCCAGTTCTCCAGTTCACAGAAGTGTTGTCTGTTGGAGATAAGAAACTgtttgtaagtgctttggggaAAGTCCCAGGCTTATGGCCTTGTGGTACATGAAACATTTGGTTTGCATGCAAATTGATTTCATTTTTGAAGTTTTGCTCAGATACATCATTCCACAGAGAGAGCTTGCTGGAGTCGGAGTCCTCCGCATACACGCCTCCCCGTTTAGCATAACTCCTGACTTTGATAACAGGACTTGGAGTGCTCACTGTGCTGCTGGTTTcagactggctgctgctgctgcaagtgTGGGGAGAAtaggaagaattttttttcatcTGGCTGTCAGATAGGTCACTAATATCTACACAATTAAGGTTTTTCAGCTTCTCTTCATTCAGTCCCTCCTGAAGAACAGGTTCACCAATAATGGGTTTGGCCTTTGACTGAGCAGCTCTCTTTACACTGGAACTCCTTATGCGCAgtttctccattttctttagaaagctCTTCTTTTTTTGTGATGGTTTATCCAAAAGCTTCTCCTCGCTGATGATGTTTAAGAACTCACTAGGGGAAGGAGAACAACTGAAAGTAGAGTCAGGAGAGGCCAGTTTACTTGAGGAACACCTTGAGGAACTAGTGCTGGTCTCAACATCCTCAAAAGTCTTAGGGAAGCTGATAATGTCACTGTCCCCACTGCTAGTACTGTGAATTGAAGACACATCATGCTTCTCTCCTTGGTCTGAAAAGGATATCTCCTCACTACCAGTGCTCTTAAGTCTTGGACTGTCTGGGACTGATGCACTTGACCCTTTTTCAGGGAAACCTTCTATGCTCTCCAGGCGAGACCATCTCTGACTGCACCTCTCATAAGCCCATTTGTTACTTATTGCACAAGGTTCATCCTCTTCGGATTCGTCACTCTTAAAGTAAAGAAAGTACAGTTCAAGGGGTAAAGTCCAGcaagttttaaaatatctaagATGCAATGAAAAAGGAGGTTTAACTTTTTATGCTTATTTGAGTCACTGCAGTACTTTTAAATTTAGATTTCTACATTGTAACAACATTCAGCCTAAAGCACTTCAGGATGAGCATTGTTTTGCTAATTGAGAGGGTTTGGGGAGAGACAACACTTAAGCATGCTGGTAGCTTTGTTAAAAGAGAACAGAACTGACTGGATAATGACAATTCTGTTTCATGGCAACTTTCAAAGTTTGGTTTCAAAATCTAGTTTCTTTCAACATCGGAACAAAGCCAAAACCCCTGGAACATTTTAATGAAAGTGAAATTGTGTTGAATTGTCTGTTTTTTCAGATCAAAACCTGAACTTTTCTATTAGGGaagggggtggctgggtgggcAGGTGCATGAAGGGAAgggttgtgtgtgtctgtctgtctccaatgtggtggttagagcacaggcttaggatgcaggagacccaggttcaagtccctgaatCAGACAGAGAAGGGACTCAAACGTGGATCTCTCATATCCCAGGCCAGCACCATAGCCACCAGGCTAGAGTGAGAGAGAAAGTCTGGCCGTCTCTCCTATCCCCAAAAACTTTCTCAAAAGAGATTTGTTTCCACAAAATATATTGGCTTCAACAAAATAGcatattttgatgaaatttcatttagtCCAAAgtgttccaaccagctctaaaagAGATATTGAATACTTTCAGGGAGGCACAGGGTGGGATTTCTGGAAGTAGGGTgactggttttcgaccagaacaccctgttgaaaagggatcctggcagctccactcagcaccgctgaccaggccgTTGACTGTCTGGTTGGCGGTGCCGCGCAGCAGGGCTgtcaggctccctgctagccttcGCACcgtgcagctcctgggaagcggccggcatgtcccccttccggctcctatgcataggggcagccagggggctccgcacactgtccccaccctgagcgccatccctgcagctcccattggccgggaaccacagccaatggaagctgtgggggcagtgcttgcggacggggcagtgcgcagaactgcctggccacacctccacataGAAGccggaggcggggtggggggggggggggacatgtcactgcttccaggagctgcttgaggtaagcactgcccagagcctgcacccagaccccctaccccagccctgatccccctcccaccctcttggccccagcccggagcacctttctgcatcccaaccccctgcctcatccctggccccacccccagccggagccgtCACCCTTTCCCGCATCCCAACCAACTGCCTCACCCTGGAGCCTCCTACCACattctgaactcctcatttctgaccccaccccagtgcccacacccccagctggagccctcacccccgtcccttgagccagcccagtgaaaattaGCAAGTGCATGAAGGTgaggagagtgagcaacagagggaaggggggatggagtgagcagggggtgaggCCTCGGAGAAGAGCCAGGGGGcgaggcaagggtgttcagttttgtgcgagtaggaagttggcaaccctataggTAAATGACTTAGGCACACTAGTCCCATTGACTGTCCAGGGGCTTTGTGCTCTTAAGTGCTTTGGAAAAATAAATCCGCAGTGCCCAGTCTTTAATTCTCTCCAGCCACTCATTTGTCTGAAAACAAAAGACAGTGTCAGTAGCCAACaaacaagttaaaaatgtatCCAGATCAAAGGAAGAGCACACAGAGTACAACAAAACAAGTGTGCATGGGTTCAAGTGACTGACAGCGATATAAGGAACTTTTCACTTTTCACCTAATAGCATAAGAGAAGCAAAACCTTCCATAATCAAAATCCCATTCTCATAAAAGGCACCCACATTGGCAGTCTCAAAGGAAAATTTTCCTTTTCCGTGCTATGGAAAATGGTATgagttttttaaaacaacatgATAGTTAGCTCTTTAAAATCCTAGTGCAGAACGGCAAAACTGTCGTTTTAACCCATGTCAGCTAGTCAAGGGAAACCTAGGCTGTCCCTAGCGTGGACAAGCCCATGGAGAATGAACTACCCTCTCACTTGAAGAGATAAGAAGGTGGGTTAGgaaatatcatttattggaccaacttctactggtgagagaTGCAAGCTTTTCAGCTTAGGCTGTGCCTACACTTTTggtctttcagaggtgtttaaACTCCTTTACCTCCAAAAGACAAAAGGTTTGCCACAACAAGCGCCAGCGTGAACAGCGCGTTGtaggcaggagcgctctcctgccgctAAAATGCTGTTTCTCGGCTCTCCTGCTTACAACACAAATGCTGCTCGTTGGGGGTAGAAGTTTTTTTGTCAGCATGAGAGCCAAGAaacagcatctacactgcatgaCTTTTAGCGGCACGGTTGTGGCGacacagccatgtcgctaaaagctgtgtagtgtagacatagccttacacagagctcttcttcaggtctgggaaatgcattcagtgtcacagctaaatacaaggtggaacagattatttagcataagtagtcaacacatttcaagggaccacttAAGGTGAAATGACtcattaacacctctccagtcaccGAGAAGGGGGCCTAGGTAGTTTAGAAGGTTACAGACTCTTGTAATAAGccacaaatccagtgtctctatttaagtccatgatttttagtgtctagccgagttatgaatttaagctcccaggctcatctttcgAAAATGTTATGCAGATTTTCTTTGAGAATGAGGACAGAGGTCAGACaaagtgatcgctttgtgaaaagtattcacTCACAGGTGATCTGGTGTTTGTGTCTTTTATCATGTTTCTGTGTGAATtaattcaagagcatagtgattgtctcatttcacccacatagtcGTTATTGGGCCATTTAGtgtactggatgaggtacaccaccaTTGGTGCCGAcaccgtgggtgctccagggctggagcacccctggggaaaaattggtgggtgcaccCACCGGCAACCAagctcccctccctgtccccccacccctcgcctacgccgcctcctcccctgagcacaccgcgTCCCCGcttctccacctacctcccagcacttgccattgcaaaacagctgtttcgcagcataACAAGCTccatgagggagggaggaggagcgggaacgcggtgcgctcaggggaggaggcagggaagaggcagggatttggggaaggggttggaataggggcagggaggggcggagactttggggaaggggttggaatgggggcagagcaggggtggagtcatagcggggccaggggcagagaggggtcaaGCACCCTCCGGCGCCAggagaagtcggcgcctatgtacACCACCATGTTGTTTTAAgactcatggatcttgaaaggtgtgttgtgtgcGGTGTTGATCATCATAGCGATGGAGATATTTcgacaggttttgcatctgttgttctggcagggtccgttgccactttgagttggtgtgtcctggtctagggggagcttgcttctgatgatgagtttgGAGAGGTTAGGGGATTGTTTGAAGTCCAGAAGAGGAAGTTCAGGCCTGAataagagctttgtgtaagctcaatAGCCTGTTGTTCTCAccgaccttgtctctctaatatcctgggaccaatacaactacaacaacactgcaaaaccTCACCTATAGATCAGTTGAGATACAGTGGCTAGGAAGCTTGCACAGAGCCCTCCTCTGAGCATACAttttcaggccctgattcagaagaGTCTCCCTAATCAGggcagcacttaagcacatgttgtGTCAAGGCATCTGTGCAGTCCATTTGTCAACTCAAAAGCATTAAAAATCTCTGAGTAAAAGCTTTCATCTTACCAGGCAATGACATATGTACCACGttatgctattttttaaaaatgctctatTTGGCTAAGTTACAAAATGAAAACTGATAAAATTTTTAATTAGATTCCtacctttaatttttttcaattgaAAATGAATGTGTTTTGCAGGACAGGTTTGCTCATTGACAACTCAAATTAAGACAACAGAAAGATAAACAATTGCTAATCCTTAATGGATCTTCTTCAAAACATGCCTGCCACTTTACATGGTTTGTTTTAAATACCATCgagtaatttttttatttttaaccaaaatgACAACCAAAATTTAAAGACATACCCGTTTTCTCTGACGACTTATTTCCACTTTCATTGCTGCACACTTGTTCAGTGTATTTAACCGTctaggggaaaggaaaaaaaaggactGAAGATTTTAAGccaaattattttcttaaataaaagcaGACAGACATTCTTATAACTGCCCTTGAACTCTTAAAAACACAGTCTGAACTTCTGCCAGTAATAACTGACTTTCTGCTGTGGGTTCCTGAAATGCCCCCAAACCACCAACCCAGTTCTGCAGTTACATGATGTTGTCTACAGCTAGAGTTCTCCCCTTGCCGAGTCCGAAGAGAGGACTATAACCAATCAGAATGTTATTTCATTAATAAAAGCTTAAGAAAGCTTTGGTGATTGTGAAGGATGCTACATCAATGTAAGACTTTGGCAAAGAAAAAAGTCTTGGTCATATTAATGTCTTAAAACATAAGAAATAAACCAGTGGGACTAAGGTAGATCATTAGGACTTtcgtagggtttttttttttttaaatcatttcgGTGGTACTGCAGGATCAATAAGGCCCcaaaccagcaaagcacttaagcacatgagtaatcgcTTTGACATCAACGTGAAATGTTGAGATGTAGTtccagtaaattaaaaaaaaaggtgccATTATTCTAATGTGATTCTGATGGTGAATGGATTAAGGAGAGCCAGAATAGTATTCCATCTCACTCTGTACACAGAGAAAATAGTTTTGCTATAGAGAAACTCATTCACGCAAGCACTGAAGCACCTACCTCACTTTTAAGTATGTAAggccattggtttcaatgggacttaagcatatgcttaagagcTTTCTTGAATTGGGATGTCAGACAAGTCatttgttaaacaaaacaaaaaatataccCTCAAAAAGAGTATGTTAAATGCTAAACACTATAAGCATAATTTTCATgtgtgctgggctgggggaaaACTCAAACTAATAATATTTACCTGTACAGAGAATCAATAGCATCTCGATCTAAAAATTCATGATCTTTCCTCACAGTTTTGATGTCGATAGGAAACTGCATGTCtgtgaatataaaatatttataattaagcTTGGAGggtttagatttttatcagtaaagaTTGTTAAACATCAatttcatcacacacacagaaaacaatgaaaaaatatatCCATCAATATTAAACAAGATTTACAGgttaggcaaagaaagaaaaatgctacttgagaacttaaggctttgatttaaggctatttacttgGCATATTTTGATATGTGAAGTATGtagacaatttgtgttttaatggttataagctttaacttttttcttCTCAACAACTCATTAATTTCAacagtcattaaataattgtctgacccttCCACTGAATGACCTCCCCCAATGATTTCCcgcaactgtgaaaattaaaaaaaaaaaaacttgaaaaaaaagcTTATAAACACTgatatctgttgaaattattttttaaaaaatgaaaaaaaaaaatcaaattctgccaacccTACTTATAGTCTCTTCACAAAGATCATAATATGAACATCTGCAAAGAAGTTAAACAGTACTTGCCATCACATTTCAGTTTAAGCTAGATAaaactaaatataaatataaacacaTGCAATTGACATGCAAATAACTAAGGGCCCAATCTCCAAGTAATTACATACGAGTAATTTTACGCACACGCcctcagtgggattactcacatgcagAGCTatccagggagtggggtgggggtggggggtggtacGCGAGACATAGGCGCCGAGTTTCCAATCTGCCGGGAGGGGGTGctccccccaggctctgcccccactccaccccttcccaagcccccaccctgcttctttccaccccccccaccgcactcactcttctcccctcccaccccccccgaACCTCCTGATGCCACGAAACTTCTGATCCACGGCACGTGGTAGGCactgagagggaaggggaggcactgattggggGGCCCGCcagcgggcaggaggcgctggggagagggggaggttctggtatGGCAGCTCCTTCTTGCCCCTCCACCCGCCTCCTCACTCCACTCGCCTGCCCAGCTCACCTCCTCACGATTTTATCAAAGGGTGGGGGCCCCCAAAGCGTGGGGCCTGGGCAGTCGCCCCGATTCAACGTACCCAAGGGACAGGTCTGCTCACATGCGTAAGTGTTTGCTGGACTAGGGCCCCAGTGTTTACAAGACTAGGCTATTAGGTTGCATCAAAACCAAGGTTCTTAGTTTTATTTAACTTAAACTGAAATGTGATGGCAAGTATAGTCTAAATTCTTTGTCAAAAACCACCAAAATCACTAGAGTCATGATAAAGTTATGTGACGGTAATACTGCCTACATATGTTTATAAAACTGGAATTTCTTACAAAAATCTTGCCTATAGGAAGGACTTGCTCACTACACACAGCCTAGACACTCTGCTTAAACTTTAATGAGATCAACAAAACATGCCACACTTGAGTAAAGCAGTTCTCCAGTTTAAAAGTATGACTAAAAGGTTTGACAGCCCAGATTTTGAGATATACCCTCCCAGATCAAGGAGGATGCTAGTTTTACTGGCACTGTTTTTCTTGGATTCTTTTCTAGATCTTACTGACATTTAAATATCAAGTGAAGTCAGAACACTGCATTCCATCCTCAGGTTAATTCAGAGAGTATTATACAGTATGGTACACTGAGGATCTACACAAAATGTAAGGTTGCACACAAAATGCTTGTTTATATCTATGTATTTCAGTCTGACAAAGGATATCATGAGACATCACATTTTAAGGCATATGACTTCCAAGCTGAGCTTTGACTATTTGATTTCTCAATCTTAATGTTGCAATCACTGATTTGTTTGctggtttgttttaaagaaaggaaGTGTTGCCAGTGATGTTTGTAAATTCCTTGATCTATAGCTATTTGGTTTCATGTCCCCTCAACCCAGCTATCCTAAATCAAAAGTTTAGACtaa
Proteins encoded:
- the LOC140915737 gene encoding rho GTPase-activating protein 7-like isoform X2, with the translated sequence MIVTQIEAKEACDWLRATGFPQYAQLFEDMQFPIDIKTVRKDHEFLDRDAIDSLYRRLNTLNKCAAMKVEISRQRKRSDESEEDEPCAISNKWAYERCSQRWSRLESIEGFPEKGSSASVPDSPRLKSTGSEEISFSDQGEKHDVSSIHSTSSGDSDIISFPKTFEDVETSTSSSRCSSSKLASPDSTFSCSPSPSEFLNIISEEKLLDKPSQKKKSFLKKMEKLRIRSSSVKRAAQSKAKPIIGEPVLQEGLNEEKLKNLNCVDISDLSDSQMKKNSSYSPHTCSSSSQSETSSTVSTPSPVIKVRSYAKRGGVYAEDSDSSKLSLWNDVSEQNFKNEINLHANQMFHVPQGHKPGTFPKALTNSFLSPTDNTSVNWRTGSFHGCRRNRIRTSSKESETPLSPLSFIDNRLSIYDNVPSIPIHLNKMEMPEVSDDDVFSELDNVMEHVNGLRKLVNQWTEKFSDDGDSDFANDSTSPCPSSPKEIHLEIKKHSEEKLADLPAADGKQNFKHGNELDSPELAYITDSEMGSSLSHSNRHERRQWSTEETVNLESLSVQIDNQSAAHLNRIQKLALLKLTALMDKYSPSSKQGWNWTVPKFIRKIKAPDYKDKNVFGVPLLLNVQRTSYPLPKSIIQAMEYLRSHFLDQVGLFRKSGVKSRILSLREMNENDPNNVTYEGQSAFDVADMVKQYFRDLPEPIFTSKLCESFLHIYQYLPKDQQFHAVQAAILLLPDENREALKILLFFLREVVAFVEENQMTPTNIAVCLAPSLFHLNTLRRESSSSSRSSQRKYSLGKPDQRDLSENLAATQGLAHMIMECNRLFQMPDYCLDQCCDDLYEQNGLSERTSNQTASMRHSMLISLENSMQDLLRDAKEKFKSWVTCSNLERVELANKKVEDNYHVRLWKASTEIDATSKVILQRILTEQHLWDPSLQQAKILETWDDETDVYHYTRESMSPLLPREYVVLRTWRTDPQSGTCILAATSVDSEGATLHGILAHVLLCQYLIEPAGSQKSKVTHVCRTDTRGRTTEWYNRVFGHMCAAELMRIKDSFKPLSNDTKETKI
- the LOC140915737 gene encoding rho GTPase-activating protein 7-like isoform X1 — protein: MAYPGKSHLRRSFSEHIKDSTNKAWDVFWKSVREKRLSEIEAKEACDWLRATGFPQYAQLFEDMQFPIDIKTVRKDHEFLDRDAIDSLYRRLNTLNKCAAMKVEISRQRKRSDESEEDEPCAISNKWAYERCSQRWSRLESIEGFPEKGSSASVPDSPRLKSTGSEEISFSDQGEKHDVSSIHSTSSGDSDIISFPKTFEDVETSTSSSRCSSSKLASPDSTFSCSPSPSEFLNIISEEKLLDKPSQKKKSFLKKMEKLRIRSSSVKRAAQSKAKPIIGEPVLQEGLNEEKLKNLNCVDISDLSDSQMKKNSSYSPHTCSSSSQSETSSTVSTPSPVIKVRSYAKRGGVYAEDSDSSKLSLWNDVSEQNFKNEINLHANQMFHVPQGHKPGTFPKALTNSFLSPTDNTSVNWRTGSFHGCRRNRIRTSSKESETPLSPLSFIDNRLSIYDNVPSIPIHLNKMEMPEVSDDDVFSELDNVMEHVNGLRKLVNQWTEKFSDDGDSDFANDSTSPCPSSPKEIHLEIKKHSEEKLADLPAADGKQNFKHGNELDSPELAYITDSEMGSSLSHSNRHERRQWSTEETVNLESLSVQIDNQSAAHLNRIQKLALLKLTALMDKYSPSSKQGWNWTVPKFIRKIKAPDYKDKNVFGVPLLLNVQRTSYPLPKSIIQAMEYLRSHFLDQVGLFRKSGVKSRILSLREMNENDPNNVTYEGQSAFDVADMVKQYFRDLPEPIFTSKLCESFLHIYQYLPKDQQFHAVQAAILLLPDENREALKILLFFLREVVAFVEENQMTPTNIAVCLAPSLFHLNTLRRESSSSSRSSQRKYSLGKPDQRDLSENLAATQGLAHMIMECNRLFQMPDYCLDQCCDDLYEQNGLSERTSNQTASMRHSMLISLENSMQDLLRDAKEKFKSWVTCSNLERVELANKKVEDNYHVRLWKASTEIDATSKVILQRILTEQHLWDPSLQQAKILETWDDETDVYHYTRESMSPLLPREYVVLRTWRTDPQSGTCILAATSVDSEGATLHGILAHVLLCQYLIEPAGSQKSKVTHVCRTDTRGRTTEWYNRVFGHMCAAELMRIKDSFKPLSNDTKETKI
- the LOC140915737 gene encoding rho GTPase-activating protein 7-like isoform X3, producing MQFPIDIKTVRKDHEFLDRDAIDSLYRRLNTLNKCAAMKVEISRQRKRSDESEEDEPCAISNKWAYERCSQRWSRLESIEGFPEKGSSASVPDSPRLKSTGSEEISFSDQGEKHDVSSIHSTSSGDSDIISFPKTFEDVETSTSSSRCSSSKLASPDSTFSCSPSPSEFLNIISEEKLLDKPSQKKKSFLKKMEKLRIRSSSVKRAAQSKAKPIIGEPVLQEGLNEEKLKNLNCVDISDLSDSQMKKNSSYSPHTCSSSSQSETSSTVSTPSPVIKVRSYAKRGGVYAEDSDSSKLSLWNDVSEQNFKNEINLHANQMFHVPQGHKPGTFPKALTNSFLSPTDNTSVNWRTGSFHGCRRNRIRTSSKESETPLSPLSFIDNRLSIYDNVPSIPIHLNKMEMPEVSDDDVFSELDNVMEHVNGLRKLVNQWTEKFSDDGDSDFANDSTSPCPSSPKEIHLEIKKHSEEKLADLPAADGKQNFKHGNELDSPELAYITDSEMGSSLSHSNRHERRQWSTEETVNLESLSVQIDNQSAAHLNRIQKLALLKLTALMDKYSPSSKQGWNWTVPKFIRKIKAPDYKDKNVFGVPLLLNVQRTSYPLPKSIIQAMEYLRSHFLDQVGLFRKSGVKSRILSLREMNENDPNNVTYEGQSAFDVADMVKQYFRDLPEPIFTSKLCESFLHIYQYLPKDQQFHAVQAAILLLPDENREALKILLFFLREVVAFVEENQMTPTNIAVCLAPSLFHLNTLRRESSSSSRSSQRKYSLGKPDQRDLSENLAATQGLAHMIMECNRLFQMPDYCLDQCCDDLYEQNGLSERTSNQTASMRHSMLISLENSMQDLLRDAKEKFKSWVTCSNLERVELANKKVEDNYHVRLWKASTEIDATSKVILQRILTEQHLWDPSLQQAKILETWDDETDVYHYTRESMSPLLPREYVVLRTWRTDPQSGTCILAATSVDSEGATLHGILAHVLLCQYLIEPAGSQKSKVTHVCRTDTRGRTTEWYNRVFGHMCAAELMRIKDSFKPLSNDTKETKI